The following proteins are co-located in the Microvirga ossetica genome:
- a CDS encoding homoserine kinase has protein sequence MAVYTEVSDEELSAFLDTYDIGTVLSYKGIAEGVENTNYFLHTTKGSYILTLYEKRVREDDLPFFLGLMQHLALKGLNCPLPVDNRRGEALGRVSGRPAVIITFLEGIAVRRPTAQHCAALGGALAKLHLAGRDFAMQRPNALSLEAWAPLFAQAEAQADTVLPGLAERTRRELASLQDAWPRGLPSGIIHADLFTDNVFFIGAEVSGLIDFYFACTDSFAYDVAICLNAWCFEIDASFNLTKGRAMLAGYQSVRRLNAEEVEALPILCRGSAMRFMLTRLVDWLNVPPGALVKPKDPLEYDRKLNFHRHVKHAREYGLEA, from the coding sequence GTGGCGGTCTATACGGAAGTCAGCGACGAGGAGCTCTCGGCCTTCCTCGATACCTACGACATCGGCACGGTGCTGTCCTACAAGGGCATCGCCGAAGGCGTGGAGAACACCAACTACTTTCTCCACACCACGAAGGGCTCCTACATACTCACCCTCTACGAGAAGCGGGTTCGGGAGGACGATCTGCCCTTCTTCCTCGGCCTCATGCAGCATCTGGCGCTGAAAGGCCTGAACTGCCCGCTGCCGGTCGACAATCGTCGGGGCGAAGCCTTGGGAAGGGTCTCGGGGCGTCCCGCCGTCATCATCACGTTCCTCGAAGGCATCGCGGTCCGCCGCCCCACGGCGCAGCATTGCGCGGCGCTCGGCGGGGCGCTCGCGAAGCTGCATCTGGCCGGCCGGGATTTTGCCATGCAGCGGCCCAACGCGCTTTCGCTCGAGGCCTGGGCGCCGCTCTTCGCGCAGGCCGAGGCGCAGGCCGACACAGTCCTGCCCGGCCTCGCAGAGCGCACGCGGCGTGAGCTCGCGAGTCTTCAAGACGCGTGGCCCCGCGGCCTGCCGTCCGGCATCATCCACGCCGACCTTTTCACCGACAACGTGTTCTTCATCGGCGCCGAGGTTTCGGGGCTGATCGACTTTTACTTCGCCTGCACGGATTCCTTCGCCTACGACGTCGCGATCTGCCTCAATGCCTGGTGCTTCGAGATCGACGCGTCGTTCAACCTCACCAAGGGGCGGGCGATGCTGGCGGGCTATCAATCCGTTCGCCGGCTCAATGCCGAGGAGGTCGAGGCGCTTCCGATTCTCTGCCGCGGCTCGGCGATGCGCTTCATGCTGACCCGGCTCGTCGACTGGCTCAACGTGCCGCCAGGCGCGCTGGTCAAGCCCAAGGATCCGCTCGAATACGACCGCAAGCTCAACTTCCACCGCCATGTGAAGCACGCGCGCGAATACGGACTCGAGGCATGA
- a CDS encoding DUF1127 domain-containing protein has translation MNRFALTTMTLPGMAALGQFARSLVYLSKALRHRREIKHLAEFDERMLADIGLTRSDVTSALDEPLTRNPSWVLVRSAERHSRSERPDLPARPVRPVVPMVRPLKRCA, from the coding sequence ATGAACCGGTTCGCATTGACCACCATGACCCTCCCGGGAATGGCCGCGCTGGGTCAGTTCGCCCGTTCGCTCGTCTATCTCTCGAAAGCCCTGCGGCACCGCCGTGAGATCAAGCATCTCGCCGAGTTCGACGAGCGGATGCTCGCGGATATCGGGCTGACGCGCAGCGATGTGACGAGCGCGCTCGATGAGCCGCTCACGCGCAATCCGTCATGGGTGTTGGTTCGAAGTGCAGAGCGGCATTCTCGTTCCGAGCGGCCTGACCTCCCAGCGCGACCGGTCCGACCGGTCGTGCCCATGGTGAGGCCGCTCAAGCGCTGCGCTTAG
- a CDS encoding DUF937 domain-containing protein, whose translation MFNWFDLMRQAQTSAALASLAQQFNLSGDQTQRTMAAFMPAFAMGLQQATVSNDPARLFQTMMSGAYQNFWQAAGHSFSSQAQQEGRRLLDQLFGSDEVSRRVAHQAADYAGISTETMQQLLPVLAGILAGGMSHWMTAQAHALQSFGSSEEGAKDKTDGINPWAELWAGWMSASAPDKMHANPFEDMMASALEVMAPPKPQQKEAPPSPSLDLMLEQGREMQMQYLASLQSIFTEAWKANGTKS comes from the coding sequence ATGTTCAACTGGTTCGATCTGATGCGCCAAGCTCAGACCAGCGCCGCCCTGGCCTCCCTCGCGCAGCAATTCAACCTTTCCGGCGATCAGACGCAGAGAACCATGGCCGCCTTCATGCCGGCCTTCGCCATGGGGCTCCAGCAGGCCACGGTCTCCAACGATCCCGCCCGTCTGTTTCAAACCATGATGAGCGGCGCTTATCAGAATTTCTGGCAGGCCGCCGGCCACTCCTTTTCGTCACAGGCGCAGCAGGAGGGACGACGGCTGCTCGACCAGCTCTTCGGCTCCGACGAGGTCAGCCGCCGCGTGGCGCACCAGGCCGCCGATTATGCCGGCATCAGCACAGAGACCATGCAGCAATTGCTGCCGGTCCTCGCCGGCATCCTCGCGGGCGGCATGTCGCATTGGATGACGGCGCAAGCGCACGCCCTGCAATCCTTCGGATCCTCCGAGGAAGGCGCGAAGGACAAAACGGACGGCATCAATCCCTGGGCGGAGTTGTGGGCAGGCTGGATGTCCGCATCCGCGCCGGATAAGATGCACGCCAACCCGTTCGAGGACATGATGGCGAGCGCGCTCGAGGTGATGGCTCCGCCAAAGCCGCAGCAGAAGGAAGCGCCGCCCTCACCGTCCTTGGACCTGATGCTCGAACAGGGACGCGAGATGCAGATGCAGTATCTCGCGTCCCTTCAGTCGATCTTCACCGAGGCCTGGAAGGCGAACGGCACAAAGTCTTGA
- a CDS encoding MATE family efflux transporter — translation MDASPSAKEAADATAPPRFVVGSTMRHVLVMTGTGAAGLVAIFIVDLVSLLYISWLNDPSLTAGVGLATVVMFFTISINVGLMIPIGALVSRALGARRPDNARRLATSCSILMAAVAALVSVILLPLLPLILTTIGAHDDTYRVAQSFLWITLPTNVIMAFGMAFSTVLRAAGDAKRSMYATMSVAAVTVVLDPILIFGIGLKANGAAVTINIARVAYLYVGYRYLTRAHDLLVKPNLPSILKDARPFFAIAVPAILTNIAAPVANAFFTGVMAQFGDQAIAASAIIDRVTPVAFAGVFALAGAIGPVLGQNWGAQRYDRMKQTLKDALVFTIFYVGGVWLALFLVQVPLTTAFNAPPATAEIVQFFCQLSGFIWFFISLVFVANASFNNLGYPLLSTFFNWGRATLGMIPFAYFGAQIGGPKGALLGIGAGSVVFGIAAVITAFWTIRRIERQAVPAV, via the coding sequence ATGGATGCCAGCCCCTCGGCGAAGGAAGCCGCGGACGCGACCGCGCCGCCGCGCTTCGTGGTCGGCTCCACCATGCGCCATGTCCTGGTCATGACCGGGACGGGTGCGGCGGGCCTCGTCGCGATCTTCATCGTCGATCTCGTGTCGCTTCTCTACATTTCCTGGCTGAACGATCCGAGCCTCACGGCCGGGGTCGGTCTCGCCACGGTAGTGATGTTCTTCACGATCTCGATCAATGTCGGCCTGATGATCCCGATCGGCGCGCTGGTCTCGCGCGCGCTCGGGGCGCGCCGGCCCGACAATGCACGCCGCCTCGCCACCTCGTGCAGCATCCTCATGGCCGCGGTCGCGGCCCTCGTCAGCGTCATCCTTCTGCCCCTGCTGCCGCTGATCCTGACCACTATCGGCGCGCATGACGACACCTACCGGGTCGCACAGAGCTTTCTCTGGATCACGCTGCCGACGAACGTGATCATGGCCTTCGGCATGGCATTCTCGACCGTGCTGCGCGCCGCGGGAGACGCCAAGCGCAGCATGTATGCCACCATGTCCGTCGCGGCCGTCACGGTAGTTCTCGATCCGATCCTGATCTTCGGCATCGGCCTCAAGGCCAACGGTGCGGCGGTGACGATCAATATCGCGCGCGTGGCCTATCTCTATGTGGGCTATCGCTATCTCACGCGCGCCCACGACCTTCTGGTCAAACCGAACTTGCCGTCCATTTTGAAGGATGCGCGCCCCTTCTTCGCGATTGCTGTTCCGGCGATCCTGACCAATATCGCAGCGCCCGTGGCGAATGCCTTCTTCACTGGCGTGATGGCGCAGTTCGGCGATCAGGCGATCGCGGCCTCCGCCATCATCGACCGGGTAACCCCTGTCGCCTTTGCCGGCGTGTTCGCTCTGGCCGGCGCCATCGGCCCCGTGCTCGGGCAGAACTGGGGTGCGCAGCGCTACGACCGCATGAAGCAGACCCTCAAGGACGCTCTCGTCTTCACGATCTTCTATGTCGGCGGCGTGTGGCTGGCGCTCTTCCTCGTGCAGGTCCCGCTGACGACTGCATTCAACGCGCCGCCGGCCACGGCCGAGATCGTGCAGTTTTTCTGCCAGCTTAGCGGCTTCATCTGGTTCTTCATCAGCCTCGTCTTCGTGGCGAATGCCTCGTTCAACAACCTTGGCTATCCCCTACTCTCGACCTTCTTCAACTGGGGCCGCGCGACGCTGGGCATGATTCCCTTCGCCTATTTCGGCGCGCAGATCGGCGGGCCCAAGGGAGCCCTGCTTGGGATTGGGGCCGGATCCGTGGTGTTCGGCATCGCAGCCGTGATCACGGCGTTCTGGACAATCCGGCGCATTGAGAGGCAAGCTGTCCCAGCCGTGTGA
- the rnhA gene encoding ribonuclease HI has translation MSGSERVMIYTDGACSGNPGPGGWGAILFFKGKEKEVSGGEAHTTNNRMEIRAAIEGLNALKRSCAVDLFTDSQYVRQGITQWMHNWKRRGWRTADNKPVKNEDLWRELDEAASRHDVAWHWVKGHADDPTNIRVDELAVAAMRPFKKQGRRASV, from the coding sequence ATGAGCGGTTCGGAGCGCGTGATGATCTACACGGACGGCGCCTGCTCGGGAAATCCAGGGCCGGGCGGCTGGGGCGCGATCCTGTTCTTCAAGGGCAAGGAAAAAGAGGTCTCGGGCGGGGAGGCTCACACCACCAACAACCGCATGGAGATCCGCGCCGCCATCGAGGGCCTCAACGCGCTCAAGCGCTCCTGCGCCGTCGATCTGTTCACGGATTCGCAATATGTGCGCCAGGGCATCACGCAATGGATGCACAACTGGAAGCGGCGCGGCTGGCGCACCGCCGACAACAAGCCGGTGAAGAACGAGGATCTCTGGCGGGAACTCGACGAGGCCGCGTCCCGCCACGACGTCGCCTGGCACTGGGTCAAGGGCCATGCGGACGATCCCACCAACATCCGCGTCGATGAACTCGCCGTCGCGGCGATGCGGCCGTTCAAGAAGCAAGGGCGGAGAGCCAGCGTCTGA
- the ispH gene encoding 4-hydroxy-3-methylbut-2-enyl diphosphate reductase, which translates to MTKPSLDILLCAPRGFCAGVVRAIDAVEKALAIHGAPVYVRHEIVHNKYVVENLKRKGAIFVRELDEVPETDAPVIFSAHGVPKSVPAAADARNLFAIDATCPLVTKVHREAQIHHKRGRHIILIGHTGHPEVIGTMGQLPEGAATLVETVDDIARLQPADPDNLAFVTQTTLSVDDTQDMVEALKVRFPSIVGPHKEDICYATTNRQGAVKRVAPQVDAMIVVGSPNSSNSQRLREVAEREGCPLVRLILRAEDIDWSLFGSIRSLGITAGASAPEVLVEEIIDAFAERYEVSVESVSTADESVFFPLPRELREQAAE; encoded by the coding sequence ATGACGAAGCCTTCTCTCGACATCCTGCTCTGTGCCCCGCGCGGCTTCTGTGCCGGGGTCGTCCGTGCCATCGATGCGGTCGAGAAGGCGCTCGCAATTCATGGCGCGCCGGTCTATGTGCGCCACGAGATCGTGCACAACAAATATGTCGTGGAAAACCTGAAGCGGAAGGGCGCAATCTTCGTCCGCGAGCTCGATGAGGTGCCCGAAACCGACGCTCCGGTGATCTTCTCGGCCCACGGGGTCCCCAAATCGGTGCCGGCGGCGGCCGACGCCCGCAACCTCTTCGCCATCGACGCCACCTGCCCGCTGGTGACCAAGGTGCACCGCGAGGCGCAGATCCACCACAAGCGCGGCCGCCACATCATCCTCATCGGCCATACCGGCCATCCCGAGGTCATCGGCACCATGGGCCAGCTGCCCGAGGGCGCGGCGACCCTGGTCGAGACCGTGGACGATATCGCAAGGCTTCAGCCGGCCGATCCCGATAACCTGGCCTTCGTCACCCAGACGACGCTCTCCGTCGACGACACCCAGGACATGGTGGAGGCGCTGAAGGTCCGCTTTCCCTCCATCGTCGGCCCGCACAAGGAAGACATCTGCTACGCCACCACCAACCGCCAGGGCGCGGTGAAGCGCGTGGCGCCGCAGGTCGATGCCATGATCGTGGTGGGCTCGCCCAATTCCTCCAATTCGCAGCGCCTGCGCGAGGTCGCCGAGCGGGAGGGCTGCCCGCTGGTGCGGCTGATCCTGCGCGCCGAGGACATCGACTGGAGCCTGTTCGGCTCGATCCGCAGCCTCGGCATCACCGCCGGCGCCTCCGCGCCCGAGGTCCTCGTCGAGGAGATCATCGATGCCTTCGCCGAGCGCTACGAGGTCTCGGTCGAGAGCGTGTCGACGGCGGATGAGAGCGTGTTCTTTCCTTTGCCGCGCGAGTTGCGTGAGCAGGCGGCGGAGTAA
- a CDS encoding DMT family transporter — MSHASAAMPSQSLKGIDGTTLGLYAATVFLWGVSWIGIRAQLGVVAPEMSVLWRFLLAAALMWVWVLATGHRVRFPLADHLRFMAVGCCLFSFNFISFYYGGLSVPSGLLSVVFSLASVFNLALGFLVFRQKVEPRVALGGVIGVAGIVFLFWPEITGAGFNAAALKGLGLCVMGTLFFCSGNMISTVVQRRGAPLLSATAWGMTYGCIVLLALNLLRGNAFIIEPTLKYIGSLIFLAVGASVLAFMAYLTLLRRLGAARAGYATVLFPIVALTVSTLIEGYVWAPLAGIGVVLALVGNVLVLRRPAAK; from the coding sequence ATGAGCCACGCCAGCGCCGCCATGCCATCGCAGAGCCTGAAGGGCATCGACGGGACGACGCTGGGGCTCTACGCCGCCACCGTCTTCCTGTGGGGCGTGAGCTGGATCGGGATCCGGGCGCAGCTCGGGGTGGTGGCGCCGGAAATGTCGGTGCTGTGGCGCTTCCTTCTCGCGGCCGCGCTCATGTGGGTCTGGGTGCTCGCCACCGGCCACCGGGTGCGCTTTCCGCTCGCCGATCACCTGCGCTTCATGGCGGTGGGCTGCTGCCTGTTCTCGTTCAACTTCATCTCGTTCTATTACGGCGGATTGAGCGTGCCGTCCGGGCTGCTCTCGGTGGTGTTCTCGCTCGCCTCGGTGTTCAACCTCGCGCTCGGTTTCCTGGTCTTCCGCCAGAAGGTCGAGCCGCGGGTGGCGCTCGGCGGGGTGATCGGGGTTGCCGGAATCGTGTTTCTGTTCTGGCCCGAGATCACCGGCGCGGGCTTCAACGCGGCGGCGCTGAAAGGGTTGGGGCTTTGCGTGATGGGCACCCTGTTCTTCTGCTCCGGCAACATGATCTCGACGGTGGTGCAGCGCCGGGGCGCGCCGCTGCTCTCGGCGACCGCCTGGGGCATGACCTATGGCTGCATCGTGCTGCTGGCGCTCAACCTCTTGCGCGGCAACGCATTCATCATCGAGCCGACGCTGAAGTACATCGGCTCGCTCATCTTTCTCGCCGTCGGGGCGTCGGTGCTGGCCTTCATGGCCTATCTCACCCTGCTGCGGCGTCTGGGGGCCGCGCGGGCGGGCTATGCGACCGTGCTGTTTCCCATCGTGGCGCTCACCGTCTCGACCCTGATCGAGGGCTATGTGTGGGCGCCGCTCGCCGGCATCGGCGTCGTGCTGGCGCTCGTCGGCAACGTGCTCGTGCTGCGCAGGCCGGCGGCGAAATAG
- a CDS encoding LysR substrate-binding domain-containing protein: MHLLDIDQLRTFVAIADTGSFTRAAEIVHKTQSAVSMQMKRLEDRVGKAIFERDGRLSKLTDEGERLLDYARRIVRLNAECMASFNEHELTGRVRLGLPDDYADRYLPEILARFSRSNPKAEVTVMCEPTPNLIERVQHGDLDLAIITHVDRRGPSEIVRIEQLLWVTSARHGVHEETPIPLALGRPSCDWRHSATEALESADRPFRVAYVSWHSTAVGAAVMAGLAVSVLPESAVRPGMRILGPSDGFPALPSCKIGLIRARGEENPLADALGFHIKQSLDNLGSTRTMQPMAAE, encoded by the coding sequence ATGCACCTGCTTGACATCGACCAGCTCCGGACTTTCGTGGCCATTGCCGATACCGGCTCCTTCACCCGCGCGGCGGAGATCGTGCACAAGACGCAGAGCGCGGTGTCGATGCAGATGAAGCGGCTCGAGGACCGGGTCGGCAAGGCGATCTTCGAGCGCGACGGGCGCCTGTCGAAGCTCACCGACGAGGGCGAGCGCCTGCTCGATTATGCCCGCCGGATCGTGCGGCTGAACGCCGAATGCATGGCCTCCTTCAACGAGCACGAGCTCACCGGCCGCGTGCGGCTCGGGCTCCCCGACGATTACGCCGACCGCTATCTTCCTGAGATTCTGGCCCGTTTCTCGCGCTCCAACCCGAAGGCCGAGGTGACGGTGATGTGCGAGCCGACGCCGAACCTGATCGAGCGCGTGCAGCACGGCGACCTCGATCTCGCGATCATCACCCATGTGGACCGGCGCGGCCCGTCCGAGATCGTGCGCATCGAGCAGCTGCTCTGGGTCACCTCCGCCCGCCACGGGGTGCACGAGGAGACGCCGATTCCGCTGGCGCTCGGCCGCCCGAGCTGCGACTGGCGCCATTCCGCGACGGAGGCGCTGGAGAGCGCCGACCGGCCGTTCCGCGTGGCTTACGTGAGCTGGCATTCGACCGCGGTGGGCGCGGCGGTGATGGCGGGCCTTGCGGTCTCGGTGCTGCCGGAAAGCGCCGTGCGCCCAGGCATGCGCATCTTAGGCCCCTCCGACGGCTTCCCCGCCCTGCCCTCGTGCAAGATCGGCCTGATCCGCGCGCGGGGCGAGGAGAACCCGCTCGCCGATGCGCTGGGCTTCCACATCAAGCAGTCGCTCGACAATCTCGGCTCGACCCGCACGATGCAGCCGATGGCGGCCGAATAA
- a CDS encoding DUF1254 domain-containing protein — MRPILITTAVCAALILPRLAVAQTAPAIPPSITTPDRVESSIGPLDYKDGAPSKETAAKVYDYLDLMHGVEAFVNAYQGASVAAIFKGMEDAGVPNNTALIFSELMDAKSLFLTANADTVYFWVNLDVTQGPIVVETPPLSLGVIDDMWFQWVTDFGLPGPDRGEGGRYLFLPPDYKGEVPDSGYFVQKMRTTRATMLGRSFLEDNDPKPVVAQIKKTLKVYPYLPGGYGTSIGAALQGQATLARTPDHKLDWAFLRPQEPVRFTEGSGKVMNTVPPNDFSYFEMLNDVVQKEPVGALDPEIMGSLAAVGIVKGKPFNPDERMKRILTDAAAIGTAAARTLNWSSRPSEGGYYYSNSAWFNPLFVSGYNFETPPPQVSADGTITPYPPTGARTLNVRTTMFFAYTFITPAMIMRLTDIGSQYLVSFVDSRGGYFDGGKTYKVTLPPNVPAGKFWSFTVYDNQTRSMLDTPQRYPRAGSQSYPTPAAEPNADGSTTVYFGPRQPEGVARGNWIQTMPGKGWNTILRLYSPLEPFFTKQWRPSEIELVAG; from the coding sequence ATGAGACCGATCCTCATCACCACCGCGGTCTGCGCCGCACTGATCCTGCCCCGCCTGGCCGTCGCCCAGACGGCGCCTGCAATCCCGCCGTCGATCACCACGCCCGACAGGGTCGAGTCGAGCATCGGCCCGCTGGACTACAAGGACGGCGCACCGAGCAAGGAGACCGCGGCCAAGGTCTACGACTACCTCGACCTGATGCATGGCGTCGAGGCGTTCGTGAACGCCTACCAGGGCGCCTCGGTGGCGGCCATCTTCAAGGGCATGGAGGACGCCGGCGTTCCGAACAACACGGCCCTGATCTTCTCCGAGCTGATGGATGCCAAGTCCCTGTTCCTGACCGCCAATGCCGACACGGTTTACTTCTGGGTCAATCTGGACGTGACCCAGGGACCGATCGTCGTCGAGACACCGCCGTTGTCGCTCGGCGTGATCGACGACATGTGGTTCCAGTGGGTCACCGATTTCGGCCTGCCCGGTCCCGACCGCGGCGAAGGGGGCCGGTACCTGTTCCTGCCGCCCGACTACAAGGGCGAGGTGCCGGACAGCGGCTATTTTGTCCAGAAGATGCGCACCACCCGCGCCACCATGCTCGGGCGGTCCTTCCTCGAGGACAACGACCCCAAGCCGGTGGTCGCCCAGATCAAGAAGACGCTCAAGGTCTATCCCTACCTGCCCGGTGGCTACGGCACGAGCATCGGCGCTGCGTTGCAGGGCCAGGCCACCTTGGCGCGCACGCCCGACCATAAACTGGACTGGGCCTTCCTGCGGCCTCAGGAGCCGGTGAGGTTCACCGAAGGCAGCGGCAAGGTCATGAACACGGTGCCGCCCAACGACTTCAGCTACTTCGAGATGCTCAACGACGTGGTGCAGAAGGAGCCCGTGGGCGCGCTCGACCCGGAGATCATGGGCTCGCTGGCCGCCGTCGGCATCGTGAAGGGCAAGCCCTTCAATCCGGATGAGCGGATGAAGCGGATCCTGACCGACGCGGCGGCCATCGGAACCGCCGCGGCCCGGACCCTGAACTGGAGCTCGCGCCCGTCCGAGGGCGGCTACTACTACTCCAACTCGGCCTGGTTCAACCCGCTCTTCGTCTCCGGCTACAACTTCGAGACGCCGCCGCCGCAGGTCAGCGCGGACGGAACGATCACCCCCTATCCGCCCACGGGGGCGCGCACGCTGAACGTGCGGACGACCATGTTCTTCGCCTATACCTTCATCACGCCGGCGATGATCATGCGCCTGACGGATATCGGTTCGCAGTATCTCGTCAGCTTCGTCGATTCCAGGGGCGGGTATTTCGACGGCGGCAAGACCTACAAGGTCACCCTGCCGCCCAACGTCCCGGCGGGGAAATTCTGGTCCTTCACCGTCTACGACAACCAGACGCGCTCGATGCTCGACACGCCGCAGCGTTACCCGCGCGCCGGCAGCCAGAGCTACCCAACGCCTGCCGCGGAACCCAACGCCGACGGCTCCACGACCGTGTATTTCGGTCCCAGGCAGCCTGAGGGAGTCGCACGCGGCAACTGGATCCAGACCATGCCCGGCAAGGGCTGGAACACGATCCTGCGTCTCTACAGCCCGCTCGAACCGTTCTTCACGAAGCAGTGGCGGCCGAGCGAGATCGAATTGGTCGCCGGATAG
- a CDS encoding peroxiredoxin, translated as MPIQVGERLPQVTFRVMTPDGPVAKTTDDLFKGRKVVLVAVPGAFTPTCHRNHLPGYVQKKDEIKAKGVDSILVTSVNDVFVLEAWGKASDAEGIEFLSDGNADFAKAIGLSMDGSGFGLGTRSQRYSMVVDDGVVKAVNVEDAPSKAQHSGADNILKDL; from the coding sequence ATGCCAATTCAGGTTGGAGAACGCCTTCCCCAGGTCACCTTCCGCGTCATGACGCCGGACGGGCCCGTGGCCAAGACCACGGACGATCTCTTCAAGGGCCGCAAGGTGGTTCTCGTCGCCGTCCCCGGCGCCTTCACCCCCACCTGCCACCGCAACCACCTGCCCGGCTACGTGCAGAAGAAGGACGAGATCAAGGCCAAGGGGGTCGATTCCATCCTGGTCACCTCGGTCAACGACGTGTTCGTGCTCGAAGCCTGGGGCAAGGCCTCTGACGCCGAGGGCATCGAATTCCTGTCCGATGGCAATGCCGATTTCGCCAAGGCGATCGGCCTGTCCATGGACGGCTCGGGCTTCGGCCTCGGCACGCGCTCGCAGCGCTATTCCATGGTCGTCGACGACGGCGTGGTGAAGGCGGTCAATGTGGAGGACGCTCCCTCTAAGGCGCAGCATTCCGGCGCCGACAACATCCTGAAGGATCTCTGA
- a CDS encoding monovalent cation:proton antiporter-2 (CPA2) family protein yields MASTASHVSFLPPILTFCAAAVVAVPVFRLLGLSAVLGYLAAGVAIGPSGLSLVEDPQTIATVAELGVVLLLFIIGLELKLSHLWEMKRDIFGLGFAQLTVTTLCLGGAAYAIGFSPQASFVTGAAVALSATAIALQMLGERNDLQTPYGQRSFAILLFQDLSVVPLLAILPLLASRAAAEHGSFLDRLLAVGEAMLGIAAVVLIGRYGLNPFFRILARSGAREVMTASALLVVLGAALLMQEVGLSMAMGAFLAGLLLAESNFRHQLEADIEPFRGMLLGLFFMSVGMSIDLALVREQWLLLAVAAPAVVLGKTMLIAVLSKLFGASWRDGLRSGTLLCTAGEFAFVLLPVAMALGLMSPAEAQPVTALAAITMLLGPILSTVVEKFLSNRREGEVQPEQNELPGHDGELESRVLVIGFGRFGQIVNQVLLAQGIQATVIDKDVERIRDAGRFGLQVYYGDGTRLDVLRAAGAEKAEMICICIDEQESMTKIIEIIHENFQNARSFARAFDRIHAIELMNLDVDYQIREVFESAIVFGRAALEELGTDPEAAAAAANDVRKRDIARLVLQKEVGTMGGAELVVGAKITPEPLTVPTGRARALSPETRDILGEGVS; encoded by the coding sequence ATGGCATCCACGGCTTCCCACGTCAGTTTCCTCCCACCCATCCTGACCTTCTGCGCAGCGGCGGTCGTGGCGGTGCCCGTGTTCCGGCTTCTCGGCCTGAGTGCCGTACTGGGCTACCTTGCTGCAGGCGTCGCCATCGGACCGTCGGGCCTCAGCCTGGTGGAGGATCCGCAGACCATTGCGACCGTGGCCGAGTTGGGAGTGGTGCTCCTCTTGTTCATCATCGGGCTCGAGCTCAAGCTGTCCCATCTCTGGGAGATGAAGCGGGACATTTTCGGGCTCGGCTTCGCGCAGCTGACGGTGACGACCCTCTGCCTTGGCGGAGCCGCCTACGCCATCGGGTTCTCACCCCAGGCCTCTTTCGTCACCGGCGCCGCCGTTGCGCTTTCGGCCACCGCCATCGCCCTGCAGATGCTGGGCGAGCGCAACGACCTGCAGACACCCTACGGCCAGCGCTCCTTCGCGATCCTCCTGTTCCAGGACCTGTCTGTGGTTCCCCTCCTGGCGATCCTGCCGCTTCTGGCCTCCCGCGCGGCCGCCGAGCACGGCTCCTTCCTGGACCGTCTGCTTGCGGTCGGCGAGGCAATGCTGGGCATCGCCGCAGTCGTGCTGATCGGCCGCTACGGCCTCAACCCGTTCTTCCGGATCCTCGCCCGCAGCGGCGCGCGCGAGGTGATGACGGCCTCCGCCCTGCTTGTAGTTCTCGGCGCGGCCCTGCTCATGCAGGAGGTCGGCCTCTCCATGGCCATGGGCGCCTTCCTCGCAGGGCTCCTGCTCGCCGAGTCGAATTTCCGCCACCAGCTGGAGGCCGATATCGAGCCCTTCCGCGGCATGCTGCTCGGCCTGTTCTTCATGAGCGTAGGCATGTCGATCGATCTTGCCCTGGTGCGCGAGCAATGGTTGCTCCTGGCCGTTGCGGCGCCCGCCGTCGTTCTCGGCAAGACCATGCTCATCGCCGTCCTGTCGAAGCTGTTCGGCGCAAGCTGGCGCGATGGCCTGCGCTCGGGAACGCTTCTGTGCACCGCCGGCGAGTTCGCCTTCGTTCTTCTTCCCGTCGCGATGGCGCTCGGCCTCATGTCTCCCGCCGAAGCGCAGCCTGTCACCGCGCTCGCCGCCATCACCATGCTCCTGGGGCCGATTCTCTCGACGGTTGTCGAGAAGTTTTTGAGCAATCGCCGCGAGGGCGAGGTGCAGCCGGAGCAGAATGAGTTGCCGGGCCATGACGGTGAGTTGGAAAGCCGCGTCCTCGTGATCGGCTTCGGCCGCTTCGGGCAGATCGTCAACCAGGTCCTGCTGGCGCAGGGCATCCAGGCGACGGTGATTGACAAGGATGTGGAGCGCATCCGCGACGCGGGACGCTTCGGCCTTCAGGTCTATTACGGCGACGGCACGCGCCTCGACGTGCTGCGGGCGGCAGGCGCCGAGAAGGCCGAGATGATCTGCATCTGCATCGACGAACAGGAATCGATGACCAAGATCATCGAGATCATCCACGAGAACTTCCAGAACGCCCGCAGCTTCGCGCGTGCCTTCGACCGCATCCACGCCATCGAGCTGATGAATCTCGACGTGGATTATCAGATCCGCGAAGTGTTCGAATCCGCCATCGTCTTCGGACGAGCGGCCCTCGAGGAGCTCGGAACCGACCCCGAAGCCGCTGCAGCTGCGGCCAACGACGTGCGCAAGCGCGATATCGCGCGTCTCGTTCTGCAGAAGGAAGTCGGAACCATGGGCGGTGCCGAGCTCGTGGTGGGCGCCAAGATCACGCCCGAGCCGCTCACCGTTCCAACGGGGCGCGCAAGAGCGCTCTCGCCCGAGACGCGCGACATCCTCGGCGAAGGCGTTTCGTGA